In Cryptococcus decagattii chromosome 11, complete sequence, one DNA window encodes the following:
- a CDS encoding alkylated DNA repair protein AlkB — protein sequence MSMENTSSTLTAFRQAEKHFKNRANKDIYPSLRQWQDRLIDLSRPDSQEKDEIWAAGWWSPDHDIVPVATNGRRRKGIVKKNKGERPELDTASLKSLSLHGGKTGYIVAPGCILIPGYLTAKQQLSFLYDSLAQYTLPPNPLSLSTHYDLPPDLFSLFVSDPEAIVLPKHMTGAVNPEVLASASQPKSRKLNDTEPASVIGYEEIITRNKAWTGDVPSDKLGAKEVRKLWKEIRWANLGWVYQWSTKSYDFTPETPIPFPAPLAELCSAAVASVPWENVFSSESDPDASTYGWQSWPRDYRPDTGIVNFYQLNDTLMAHVDRAELDPARPLVSVSLGHAAILLLGSDSRDEVPRPIILRSGDMLIMSGKGRQAYHGVPRILEGSLPSHFLVQESDSEKMKAAKNWISTARININARQVFPPGFERLK from the exons ATGAGCATGGAAAATACCAGCTCCACATTGACCGCTTTCAGGCAAGCGGAAAAGCACTTCAAGAACCGGGCTAATAAAGATATTTACCCTTCACTTCGTCAATGGCAAGACCGTTTGATCGACTTGTCCCGGCCAGATTCTcaagaaaaggatgaaatATGGGCCGCTGGATGGTGGAGTCCTGATCACGATATTGTGCCAGTAGCTACAAATggtagaagaagaaagggaatAGTGAAAAAGAATAAAGGGGAGAGACCAGAGTTGGACACTGCGAGCCTAAAATCTTTGTCTTTACATGGCGGGAAGACTGGATATATTGTCGCTCCAG GATGTATTCTTATACCGGGCTACCTTACAGCCAAACAACAGCTTTCCTTCCTATATGACTCCCTCGCCCAATACACTCTGCCGCCCAATCCCCTCTCACTTAGCACGCATTACGATCTCCCCCCCGACTTGTTCTCCTTATTTGTCTCAGATCCGGAAGCGATCGTCCTTCCAAAACACATGACTGGCGCAGTCAATCCCGAAGTACTTGCATCCGCTTCCCAACCAAAGAGCAGGAAATTGAATGATACAGAACCGGCATCAGTGATAGGGTATGAAGAGATTATAACTCGGAATAAAGCTTGGACGGGGGATGTGCCTAGTGATAAGTTGGGAGCGAAAGAGGTGAGAAAGCTTTGGAAGGAAATTCGGTGGGCGAATTTGGGATGGGTATATCAA TGGTCGACAAAATCCTATGATTTCACACCAGAAACCCCAATACCTTTCCCCGCCCCTCTTGCCGAACTTTGCTCTGCGGCAGTAGCGTCAGTGCCATGGGAAAATGTGTTCTCTTCAGAATCGGATCCAGACGCTTCGACATATGGCTGGCAATCTTGGCCAAGAGATTACA GGCCCGATACAGGAATTGTCAACTTTTACCAACTGAATGATACTCTCATGGCTCACGTCGATCGTGCAGA ACTAGATCCCGCTCGACCTCTGGTTTCAGTCTC TCTGGGGCATGCTGCGATCCTTCTCTTGGGTTCTGACTCTCGTGATGAAGTTCCTAGACCGATAATACTTCGTTCCGGCGATATGCTGATCATGAGCGGTAAAGGCAGACAGGCGTATCATG GCGTACCCCGTATCCTTGAAGGAAGCCTTCCATCACACTTCTTGGTACAGGAAAGTGATTctgagaagatgaaggcagcgaagaattggataaGTACAGCTAGGATTAACATCAATGCTAGACAAGTTTTTCCACCAGGGTTTGAAAGATTAAAGTGA